In Drosophila nasuta strain 15112-1781.00 chromosome 2R, ASM2355853v1, whole genome shotgun sequence, a single genomic region encodes these proteins:
- the LOC132784325 gene encoding cyclin-dependent kinases regulatory subunit, whose product MPADQIQYSEKYFDDKFEYRHVILPPDLAKHVPKSHLMTETEWRNLGVQQSPGWVHYMMHAPEPHVILFRRKRQDEEETPTLQTTSTTNNVNVCA is encoded by the exons ATGCCCGCCGATCAAATTCAATATTCTGAGAAGTATTTCGATGACAAATTTGAGTACAG GCATGTTATCCTACCGCCCGATTTGGCCAAACACGTACCCAAGTCCCACCTGATGACGGAGACCGAATGGCGCAATTTGGGTGTCCAGCAAAGTCCTGGTTGGGTGCACTACATGATGCATGCCCCAGAGCCACACGTTATCCTATTTCGCCGCAAGCGTCAGGATGAGGAGGAAACACCAACGTTGCAAACGACCAGCACTACAAACAATGTTAACGTATGCGCTTAG
- the LOC132784321 gene encoding transcription factor Ouib-like isoform X2: MLLRMCRICGKSNVCDKSKNLFEPSNRKLLGHIQMLTGLRPHQKLLKANQETAIYICELCGTHVKTKASFERHIRKHTGERPFGCEKCEARFLTAAELRSHGLTHTGDRPYPCRYCDRRYVSYMGRLKHERLHTNERPFVCTECGKAFTNAYILKNHMLVHTGERLFRCELCDRSFQRKTHLTTHFRSNTHKLNVNKHQDALEIS; the protein is encoded by the exons ATGCTGCTGAGAATGTGTCGCATCTGCGGAAAAAGCAATGTTTGtgataaaagtaaaaatctaTTTGAACCGAGCAACAGGAAGTTACTGGGGCACATTCAAATGCTAACTGGATTGCGG CCTCACCAGAAACTCCTGAAAGCGAATCAGGAGACTGCCATCTACATTTGCGAGCTGTGCGGAACACACGTGAAAACAAAAGCCTCTTTTGAGCGCCACATACGCAAACATACCGGAGAACGTCCCTTTGGCTGCGA GAAATGCGAGGCCCGTTTCTTGACGGCAGCTGAACTGCGATCACATGGTCTCACCCACACTGGTGACCGACCGTATCCATGTCGATATTGTGATCGCCGATATGTCAGCTATATGGGCCGACTGAAGCACGAAAGACTTCACACCAATGAGCGTCCATTTGTGTGTACGGAGTGCGGAAAGGCTTTCACCAATGCCTACATTCTCAAGAACCATATGCTGGTGCACACGGGTGAACGTCTTTTCAG ATGCGAGCTTTGTGATCGTTCCTTTCAGCGTAAAACTCATCTTACCACTCATTTTCGTTCCAACACGCACAAGCTGAACGTCAATAAGCATCAAGATGCATTAGAAATATCTTAG
- the LOC132784323 gene encoding transmembrane protein 216 gives MPPKRPPPLVPKKPNPSMNYEVLIYLNSFYFGMFACCEMAMGLLKAINLSYTGHSLAQDSAVMISFIVLETLRLIMGRKGTLAERGWTAILSVFLTAPCFLGVSYLLLLQTYKLRLEYCLGTLQIALYLTEVWYAIVFVFSLCRPVTYD, from the exons ATGCCTCCAAAACGTCCGCCGCCGCTTGTGCCAAAGAAGCCAAATCCCAGTATGAACTACGAGGTGTTAATCTATCTGAATAGCTTCTACTTTGGCATGTTTGCCTGCTGTGAAATGGCGATGGGCTTGCTGAAAGCGATCAATCTCAGCTACACTGGCCACTCGCTAGCCCAGGACTCGGCCGTCATGATAAGTTTTATTGTGCTAGAAACGTTGCGTTTGATAATGGGACGCAAGGGAACGCTGGCCGAGCGAG GTTGGACTGCCATACTGTCGGTCTTTTTGACCGCCCCCTGCTTTCTGGGCGTGTCGTATCTGCTGCTCTTGCAGACCTACAAGCTGCGTCTAGAATATTGCCTTGGCACGCTGCAGATCGCGCTCTATTTGACCGAGGTGTGGTATGCCATTGTCTTCGTTTTTTCACTGTGTCGTCCAGTAACTTATGATTAG
- the LOC132784320 gene encoding sterol O-acyltransferase 1 yields MAKEESSARRESCTEQLQFVRDKLQIFQSKMLAEFDQRISCMIEDVLQDMRQQELRAHEFRHFDKHKERGNNATSTWHNRKPQVTTNPDVTDNQNWPADVQNEKTTPAQQQPKQQPQQQQSEQPKQRRRQLPDKVFVARESFLTALLQVEHMRTIYHIFYIILVMFLLNVVFYDYFVEGRINLGLGTFRGGLKRLHWVMGVWLLEHVFVLALYFAFQGWALVRAKLQAHASLQRFWSHSCLIMYISAQLVFGYVSTSLCLKFRLPFVSACVLLLESTRLLMKMHAFVRFNAERVLRGKQKLDDESDIAQTAGSGRPYVPPLHCYVYFLFAPTLIYRDSYPRTAHIRWKFAVSRLLEIVAVAFLYAFIHERHIHEHFGQFGKETLGASQLIVKLFGMMLPSAVIFLCGFYMILHSWLNFTSELLRFGDRMFYKDWWTSHTYDGYYRNWNVVVHDWLYEYVYRDVYTHIFKGSKVAASLLVFMISALVHEQVLGFALQVFFPVMFVFFGVVGVALVFLMRSAPKTLGNIFLWFSLILGNGMLISLYAMEYYAKKNCDHLRYESWSDHLTPAIWRCYH; encoded by the exons ATGGCGAAGGAAGAGTCAAGCGCAAGGCGAGAATCCTGCACcgagcaattgcaatttgtgcgtgacaaactgcaaatatttcaatcaaaaaTGTTGGCTGAATTTGATCAGCGCATCTCGTGCATGATTGAGGATGTGCTGCAGGACATGCGACAGCAGGAGTTGCGGGCCCACGAATTTCGTCACTTTGACAAGCACAAGGAGAGAGGTAACAATGCGACATCCACTTGGCACAATCGCAAACCCCAAGTCACAACAAACCCTGACGTCACTGATAATCAAAATTGGCCAGCGGATGTCCAAAATGAGAAAACGACGCcagcgcagcagcaaccaaaacaacagccccaacaacaacaaagtgagCAACCAAAACAAAGACGACGTCAATTACCGGATAAAGTGTTTGTGGCGCGCGAATCATTTTTAACGGCGCTGCTACAGGTGGAACACATGCGCACCATCTATCACATCTTCTACATTATTCTGGTCATGTTTCTGCTGAACGTTGTGTTCTATGACTACTTTGTCGAGGGTCGCATCAACTTGGGCCTGGGCACTTTTCGTGGTGGCCTTAAGCGTCTGCATTGGGTGATGGGTGTCTGGCTGCTGGAGCATGTCTTTGTCCTGGCGCTCTACTTTGCATTCCAAGGCTGGGCGCTAGTGCGTGCTAAGCTGCAAGCACACg CTTCACTGCAACGCTTCTGGTCCCATAGCTGCCTCATCATGTACATCAGCGCCCAGCTGGTCTTTGGCTATGTCTCCACATCGCTCTGCTTGAAGTTTCGGCTGCCCTTTGTCAGCGCCTGCGTCTTACTCCTCGAGAGCACGCGTCTGCTAATGAAGATGCACGCTTTCGTACGCTTCAATGCCGAACGCGTACTGCGGGGCAAGCAAAAGTTGGATGACGAAAGCGACATAGCGCAGACAGCGGGAAGTGGTCGCCCCTATGTTCCGCCTCTGCATTGCTATGTCTACTTCCTGTTCGCACCCACGCTTATCTATCGCGATAGTTATCCACGCACTGCTCACATACGCTGGAAGTTTGCGGTGAGCCGTCTCCTCGAGATTGTGGCTGTGGCCTTTCTCTATGCCTTCATCCATGAGCGGCATATTCACGAGCATTTCGGACAGTTTGGCAAGGAAACACTGGGTGCGTCCCAATTGATTGTCAAACTTTTTGGCATGATGCTGCCTAGTGCCGTAATCTTCCTCTGTGGCTTCTATATGATACTGCATTCGTGGCTAAACTTTACGTCCGAACTGTTGCGCTTCGGCGATCGCATGTTCTACAAGGATTGGTGGACTTCGCACACATACGACGGCTACTATCGCAACTGGAATGTGGTTGTGCACGATTGGCTCTACGAATATGTTTACCGCGATGTTTATACCCACATCTTTAAGGGCTCCAAGGTTGCTGCCTCGCTGCTGGTGTTCATGATCTCGGCGTTGGTCCACGAACAAGTTTTGGGATTTGCTCTGCAAGTCTTCTTCCCCGTtatgtttgtgttcttcgGCGTTGTGGGCGTGGCGCTGGTGTTTCTTATGCGCAGTGCACCAAAAACACTGGGTAATATATTCCTGTGGTTCTCGCTCATATTGGGCAACGGCATGTTGATCTCACTGTACGCCATGGAGTATTATGCGAAAAAGAACTGTGACCATCTGCGCTACGAGAGTTGGTCAGATCATCTAACGCCAGCGATATGGCGTTGTTACCATTAG
- the LOC132784322 gene encoding uncharacterized protein LOC132784322, which translates to MEKKQMSVHNVLESQSSSSRRVMWKVGEEEEEVFDSVVNYRLLLPDNLEHEQASQSKASTDDKKAINETSDVASKRRARVLGYWHRLFDRLRIQASPSLALRYKPSDGSLKDQHSSKEASKDPAGDIKLETCFFPPYQTAVVREVAPTFAHRLCLPDDSDSCCSGSIELRIPLLKTSRIGKMSRARVVHESTSTYSQPETAAATTTDNAKFKRRNKKTVGSSIAGAGGNSSRVNSSNKSASNGSANCVLPTLRQRQLELHRYRVLIEKRRLELLDLKIVRERADSLRHEILFHKDLQLKHNQIKAYEDNNSSQA; encoded by the exons ATGGAGAAGAAACAAATGTCTG TGCATAATGTTTTGGAATCGCAATCGAGCAGCAGTCGTCGCGTGATGTGGAAAGTGGGcgaggaagaggaggaagtCTTTGATTCGGTTGTCAACTATCGTCTCCTATTGCCAGACAATTTGGAGCACGAACAGGCCAGTCAAAGTAAAGCTTCAACTGATGACAAGAAAGCTATAAATGAAACGAGCGATGTGGCATCCAAGCGAAGAGCTCGTGTATTGGGCTACTGGCATCGTTTGTTCGATCGGCTACGCATTCAGGCCTCACCCAGTTTAGCACTGCGCTACAAGCCATCAGACGGGTCGCTCAAGGATCAACACAGCAGTAAGGAAGCGTCTAAAGATCCCGCTGGCGATATCAAATTGGAGACGTGCTTTTTTCCACCTTATCAAACAGCTGTGGTGCGTGAAGTGGCGCCCACGTTTGCCCATCGCTTATGCTTGCCGGACGACAGCGACTCGTGTTGTTCCGGTTCGATCGAGTTGCGTATTCCTCTATTGAAAACCTCAAGGATCGGCAAAATGTCTAGAGCCAGAGTTGTGCACGAGAGCACTTCGACATATAGTCAaccagaaacagcagcagcgacgacaACTGACAATGCAAAGTTTAAGCGTCGCAATAAAAAGACAGTGGGATCTTCGATTGCTGGTGCTGGTGGCAATAGCTCCAGGGTtaatagcagcaacaagtcAGCATCCAATGGAAGTGCCAACTGCGTTTTGCCAACAttgcgacagcgacaactgGAACTTCATCGTTATCGTGTGCTCATTGAGAAGCGGCGTCTGGAACTGCTGGATCTAAAGATCGTGCGCGAACGGGCGGATTCATTACGTCATGAGATACTGTTCCACAAGGATTTGCAGCTAAAACACAATCAGATCAAGGCATATgaggacaacaacagctcCCAGGCATAG
- the LOC132784324 gene encoding uncharacterized protein LOC132784324: MNASLIYEILMYLNSFYFGMYAAFEVGVGVLKAINLNYGENVLSREATILLSLCIIETLRIVFGRKSSLSDRGWQATASVILTLPSLAIVIYLCCFQTFVLKLEILLSALMIILQGTELVYASIFICTMCRPVTYT, translated from the exons aTGAACGCCAGCCTTATATATGAGATACTCATGTATTTGaactcattttattttggcATGTACGCCGCCTTTGAAGTGGGAGTCGGGGTGCTAAAGGCAATCAATCTGAATTACGGCGAAAACGTTCTGTCACGTGAGGCAACCATTTTGCTCTCGCTGTGCATCATCGAAACGCTGCGCATTGTCTTTGGTCGCAAAAGCAGCCTCAGCGATCGAG GCTGGCAAGCGACCGCATCCGTAATATTAACACTGCCCAGTCTCGCTATTGTTATctatttgtgttgttttcaAACTTTTGTTCTCAAACTCGAAATTCTTCTGAGTGCCTTAATGATCATCCTCCAAGGTACTGAACTAGTCTACGCCAGCATATTCATTTGTACAATGTGTCGACCCGTAACATACACCTAG
- the LOC132784321 gene encoding transcription factor Ouib-like isoform X1: protein MLLRMCRICGKSNVCDKSKNLFEPSNRKLLGHIQMLTGLRLSALENAPISICFCCQADLKLSMAFRRLCIKTQKKWHPSIEVNEDSSLSEQESLRKSPVPKLPQKCNELYLDSDSDEEPQQTVQVLIRETRIHKHLINDETAQEYDHLDLNWMQVHKDIETYDIDDNEDIEDDDSDEKHIPNQQNIEHSTQPHQKLLKANQETAIYICELCGTHVKTKASFERHIRKHTGERPFGCEKCEARFLTAAELRSHGLTHTGDRPYPCRYCDRRYVSYMGRLKHERLHTNERPFVCTECGKAFTNAYILKNHMLVHTGERLFRCELCDRSFQRKTHLTTHFRSNTHKLNVNKHQDALEIS from the exons ATGCTGCTGAGAATGTGTCGCATCTGCGGAAAAAGCAATGTTTGtgataaaagtaaaaatctaTTTGAACCGAGCAACAGGAAGTTACTGGGGCACATTCAAATGCTAACTGGATTGCGG TTGAGTGCTTTAGAAAATGCTCCCATCtccatttgcttttgctgtcaAGCTGACCTTAAGTTGTCCATGGCTTTTCGGCGGCTTTGCATCAAAACGCAAAAGAAATGGCATCCATCAATTGAAGTCAATGAGGATTCGTCCTTAAGTGAGCAGGAGAGTTTAAGAAAAAGCCCTGTACCAAAACTCCCTCAGAAATGCAATGAGCTATACTTAGACAGCGATTCAGATGAGGAACCACAGCAAACCGTGCAAGTTTTAATTAGAGAAACGAGGATACACAAACATTTGATCAATGATGAAACAGCTCAGGAGTACGATCATCTCGACTTGAATTGGATGCAAGTACATAAAGATATCGAGACCTACGACATAGACGACAATGAAGACATTGAAGACGACGATAGTGATGAAAAACATATTCCTAACCAACAAAATATCGAACATTCCACACAGCCTCACCAGAAACTCCTGAAAGCGAATCAGGAGACTGCCATCTACATTTGCGAGCTGTGCGGAACACACGTGAAAACAAAAGCCTCTTTTGAGCGCCACATACGCAAACATACCGGAGAACGTCCCTTTGGCTGCGA GAAATGCGAGGCCCGTTTCTTGACGGCAGCTGAACTGCGATCACATGGTCTCACCCACACTGGTGACCGACCGTATCCATGTCGATATTGTGATCGCCGATATGTCAGCTATATGGGCCGACTGAAGCACGAAAGACTTCACACCAATGAGCGTCCATTTGTGTGTACGGAGTGCGGAAAGGCTTTCACCAATGCCTACATTCTCAAGAACCATATGCTGGTGCACACGGGTGAACGTCTTTTCAG ATGCGAGCTTTGTGATCGTTCCTTTCAGCGTAAAACTCATCTTACCACTCATTTTCGTTCCAACACGCACAAGCTGAACGTCAATAAGCATCAAGATGCATTAGAAATATCTTAG